The Cyanobacteriota bacterium genome segment GTGTTACTTATTCAACATTACTTACTTAGTGTTATTGATAAGGTCATCCTGTAATGAGACTTAGTTTATGAACAAGAGCAAGGCCAGTCCTCTGTATCCCTGTCCCTGCTGTGGATACCTAGTCTTGTCTCAGCCACCCCCAGGAACTTATCTAGTCTGCCCTATCTGCTTTTGGGAAGATACTGAAGACCTCTGCAACGTAACCTTGC includes the following:
- a CDS encoding CPCC family cysteine-rich protein; protein product: MNKSKASPLYPCPCCGYLVLSQPPPGTYLVCPICFWEDTEDLCNVTL